The Flavobacterium johnsoniae UW101 genomic interval CCTATGCCATGGCAAGCGACACCCAACAGATGGAAACCACAAAAGGAACGCTTTATGGCGCATACAATGCCGTGACAGGATATTATCAGAACGTGCGCACCTACAAGGACGATGAAGCAAAACTGCAGTCCATCGTGATGGGAGGAACGGCACAGCTGAAATCGCAGAAAGCCTTCGAACTCTGCACCTCTTTTGCCGTGGACGGCAATAAGGCGCTGATGCTGAATTAAAAAAAGACGGGCGGCTGCCTTCAAAGCGGCCGTCTTACAGCTTCTCAGTATGTGAAGCCGATAAAAAACAGACATTAAAATCTACAGCTATGAACAGCAATTTTTTCAATCAGATAAGACAGATGGACATTTCAGGGGATCTGCACCTGACCATCGCAAAATCGACCGAAGGCATCCTTGTCGTATCGGTCATGCTTAAAAACGAAGCCTGCGGGGACAATGCCAAAAACATCATACCCCCGCTCAACCTGAGAGGAACAGCAGAGGAACTCGACAGCGGTTTCTTTCACACCATTACCGCCCCGATGCAGAGCGCATCGGGACTGATGGCAGACATGGAATCTTTCATGAAACAGCTGGAACAGGTGAAAATGCAGTCGGCAAAGGAGAAACAGAAAGCCGATGCGCAGAAAAAGCAGCACGAAGCCAAAGACAAAAGATTCAGCGATGCCATGACAAAGGCTGAAGAACTGGAAAACAGGGCAGATTCCGTGAGGCTTGGATGAAAGTTCCCGAAGCGGCGGAATTTCCCGACAGAGCCGACGAAATACGCAGAAAGAGAACATCCCTGTCGGACAGGTTCTCCGCTCCGAGCCTTTTCGGTTCAGAACAGGAAAAGCCCGAACCGCCCAAAGAGGCGCTCTATCCCGAACATGCAGAGATTCAGCCCGATGAGGAAATGTCCTTTGAGGAGCAGGAATATGAAGAGGAAGAAGAAGACCAAGAGGAATATGAATATTAAAATGCAGCGATATGTTACTAGCAACACACCTACAGCGGGTTTTCATAATCATTGAAAAGGGTCAGCAGATAAGGCTGAGCGACCCCGAACCTAGATGGAGCGTCGAGGCGGTGCTGAATTTCTACGCCCCGACATACCCTATCCTGACGACCTCCAAAATTTCAGCGCCAGTCATCAGGGACGATGCGGTGGAATACAGATTCGAAACCGTAATGGGAACAAAAGGATAACCTAATTTAAAGGCAATGAACCATGCAGAAAAAAAACGATAGCAGGCACAATAAGCCTGCCGCGGCAGAAAAGACAAAGACAGCTGCACGACCAGCTGGGAAATTTCATGGCTTGGATGCACAGACCCAAAGACGCGGGGGAAATTCAGAAAGACAGAGCAAAATCAGTCCCTGTCGGAATGCTTCCGATAATTTTCTGAGAATATCATTCCTGCCCAAACTGGAGCAGTGCAAAACCGTACAGCCCCGT includes:
- a CDS encoding PRTRC system protein C, coding for MLLATHLQRVFIIIEKGQQIRLSDPEPRWSVEAVLNFYAPTYPILTTSKISAPVIRDDAVEYRFETVMGTKG